Proteins from one Streptomyces sp. NBC_00289 genomic window:
- a CDS encoding DUF5994 family protein → MSATTDQPPLRIVPFRAPTARLALKAVSTSRGPLDGAWWPRSRDLTHELSALADVLDPLSGRITRIAVNPTYWPALPSKVSVNGLGVRVGWFTTELDPHKILLLSHTTGSWNLLVIPPEASAPAAARLMAAASDSARPPTTASALMAAENALHDSSHADRDRGSEDTWEDRDAASSYRAAGARPCRLVSAK, encoded by the coding sequence ATGTCCGCGACCACCGACCAACCCCCGCTGCGGATCGTGCCGTTCAGAGCTCCGACCGCTCGCCTCGCACTGAAAGCCGTGAGCACGTCCCGAGGGCCGCTCGACGGTGCCTGGTGGCCCCGCTCCCGGGACCTGACGCACGAACTCTCCGCTCTGGCCGACGTACTGGACCCGTTGTCCGGACGGATCACCCGGATCGCTGTCAACCCGACGTACTGGCCCGCCCTCCCGAGCAAGGTCTCCGTCAACGGTCTGGGGGTGAGAGTCGGTTGGTTCACGACGGAGCTCGACCCCCACAAGATTCTGCTGCTGTCCCACACCACGGGCAGTTGGAACCTGCTGGTGATACCACCGGAGGCCAGCGCCCCCGCAGCCGCCCGCCTGATGGCCGCCGCAAGCGACAGCGCCCGCCCTCCGACGACGGCGAGCGCGCTCATGGCAGCGGAAAACGCTCTCCACGACAGTTCCCATGCCGACCGGGACAGGGGTTCCGAGGACACCTGGGAGGACCGGGATGCCGCCTCCTCCTACCGGGCAGCGGGCGCCCGGCCGTGCCGCCTGGTCTCGGCGAAATGA
- a CDS encoding DUF5994 family protein, whose amino-acid sequence MTATTFDKPAAEDRISPSSPPPLRLQLAPPGTSPALIDGAWWPRSRDLTAELPALTAVLDPLWGRITRVTVNPTFWPVIPRNIPVQGHVVKVGWFKAEQDPNKLLLLSYTAGRWDLLVIPPETDAVTAARLMTTATDPTRQLTASGLIQEAVLFGTADEAAAWDSARETVWDSEGGHDARHTSSHAEAAIGRVPIRAAGM is encoded by the coding sequence ATGACCGCAACCACGTTCGACAAGCCCGCGGCCGAAGACCGGATCTCCCCTTCTTCACCACCACCTCTCCGGCTGCAGCTGGCGCCGCCCGGCACTTCCCCCGCGCTGATCGACGGCGCATGGTGGCCGCGCTCCCGCGACCTGACGGCCGAACTGCCCGCGCTCACCGCGGTTTTGGACCCGCTGTGGGGGCGGATCACCCGCGTCACCGTGAATCCCACGTTCTGGCCGGTCATCCCCCGCAACATTCCCGTCCAGGGCCATGTGGTGAAGGTCGGCTGGTTCAAGGCCGAGCAGGACCCGAACAAGCTGCTGCTGCTCTCCTATACCGCCGGCCGCTGGGACCTGCTGGTGATCCCGCCCGAGACCGACGCCGTCACGGCGGCCCGGCTGATGACCACAGCCACCGACCCCACCCGACAACTCACCGCGAGCGGTCTGATCCAGGAGGCCGTGCTCTTCGGCACGGCCGACGAGGCCGCCGCATGGGACTCGGCCCGGGAAACGGTCTGGGACTCCGAAGGCGGACACGACGCCCGGCACACCTCTTCACACGCGGAGGCCGCCATCGGCCGGGTGCCGATTCGGGCGGCAGGCATGTGA
- a CDS encoding PRC-barrel domain-containing protein: MIQAADIREWRDHDVVDAKGRKIGVLEAIYVDTTTDEPAAATVRTGLPTRQRLVFVPLDEAILGPGYLRVSYAKSLVRKAPSIGTDDILPAEQEKGIFQYYGMPYQPGGKGERQLARR; this comes from the coding sequence ATGATCCAGGCAGCCGATATCCGCGAGTGGCGCGACCATGATGTCGTGGACGCGAAGGGGCGCAAGATCGGCGTGCTCGAAGCGATCTATGTGGACACCACCACCGACGAACCGGCCGCAGCCACCGTGCGAACCGGACTGCCCACCCGCCAGCGCCTTGTTTTCGTCCCCCTCGACGAGGCGATCCTCGGGCCGGGCTACCTCAGGGTCTCCTACGCCAAGAGCCTGGTGAGAAAGGCTCCTTCGATCGGCACGGACGACATCCTGCCCGCTGAACAGGAGAAGGGGATCTTCCAGTACTACGGCATGCCCTACCAGCCGGGCGGGAAGGGCGAACGACAACTCGCGCGCCGCTGA